In Mycolicibacterium gadium, the genomic window GCGGCCAGATGGCGGTGGCGGAGGGATTTGAACCCCCGGACGGTTTTAGCCGTCTCTCGCTTTCAAGGCGAGTGCATTAGGCCGCTCTGCCACGCCACCGTCGACAAGCGTACTGGTGGGTGGTTACGGCTCAGACGCGGCCAAGCTTCGCCGGCGGCGCCGCGGTCTTGAGCGCGACGCTGATGCGCCTGCAGTTCTCCCCCATCGCCGCGATCTGCGGACGCGACAATCGGCCGAGGAAGTGCACCCGCACGCCCTCGCCGTAGGTCGCCATGGCCTCGCGTACCGCGGTCCTGCCCTCGTCGGTGATGGTGGCGAGCACGCCGCGACCGTCCTCGGGACTCGCACCGCGCCGCACCAGACCCTGCAATTCCAGGCGGCGGATCTGCCGCGTGACGCGACTGGGCAACGACATGAGAGCGTCTGCCAGATCTCCCATCCGCGATGACCCTGTTGTCGACTTGTCCAAGATGTCGAGCAACCGCACATCGTTGAGGGTCAGTTGATGCTCGTCCAAAAGCGACCTGTTGAGGGTCGCGTACATCCGTAGCGCCGAGTCGAGGAAGTGTTGCCACGACCTCTGTTCGGCGATGTCCAGCCCAGGCATATCACTGGCTGTACGCCCCCCTATGATCCTCTCCATCCGGCAATGGTAAATCCCCAATGCGTTGCTGGGGCAGGAACATACAGACGCGTTCTCGCAGGCTAGTAGGCTTATTTGAATGCATTCCATCGTGGTAGCCAGCAAAGGTCAGTTGACCTGGCAAGAAGTTACTGACATTGCCCCCGGCGAAGACGAGATATTGATCAAGATCA contains:
- a CDS encoding MarR family winged helix-turn-helix transcriptional regulator, with product MERIIGGRTASDMPGLDIAEQRSWQHFLDSALRMYATLNRSLLDEHQLTLNDVRLLDILDKSTTGSSRMGDLADALMSLPSRVTRQIRRLELQGLVRRGASPEDGRGVLATITDEGRTAVREAMATYGEGVRVHFLGRLSRPQIAAMGENCRRISVALKTAAPPAKLGRV